The window TGTTCACTTGCTAGTAGCTGACTTTATCTACTTTTGTCAATTGTTTCCTATGCCATAACTACCCATGACTGTTCTGTCTATGTATATGCACAGAAATGCAACAGACATATTGAAAATGATACCTTTCAGTCCACATTAAAGACATAACACAGCACTGTTATGAAGGCTGTAATAACAGAGGACCAGataatacagcaaaaaaaaaaaaaacaagaaagatctAAGGATATACAAGTCCTACCCATGCAATAcactcacttttatttttatgagtcTTGTAGTGAGCAAGATCATGAAGCAGATCTTCAGTCATGGCTAATGGACATCTCGCGGTGATTTCTTTTATCGCATTGAttctaaaaattcaaaattaaatattttcctgaataaCACATTTGGGAGAAACTTTCACTGGCACAATAATTGACTGAATTATCTCAAACTTGATGCATCTTATACAACATGAACTATAACAGAGAGGAACATCACAGGATGCGCTCTGCCATAGTTCTCAAAAACCTTCCATCTTTCATCTACACTCTGCCATCTGCTATTTTGTCTGATCTTAGACCTCAGGATTCTGCAAGTAAAGTCTGGGTCCAAGCACATTCACAAAAAGTTGTCAAACAGTCACCAGGGATAGGCAATGTGAAAATCGAAGGAACAGTTTTGCTGTCAGCCACGGACAGAAAAGACAGTAATAAAGAGATCCTGTGTTCTAATAcaagtttccttttaaattatGTTCATGCACAGTCGGAACACTAAATTCACTGCTGGACTAAAACTACACGGAGATGACAAATAGttcaaaaaatattctaaaCATGCCTGTATGCAGTAGTCTCGGCACACAGTTAGGTTCTCTTGTATATTTACTCATACTCTACTCTGCCTGTACCAGGCCTTTTACAAAAGTTTATGATTAGATACAGTCCTAACTTTTTATTCAAGTAGCAAGTCggtttttaaaagcagagatgaaTGACAGCAGTAGGCTGCAGAtggtgtatatttttttcctccacatgCAGATAGAGTTTTATGGTTTTAATGAGGTTCTGTACCCACCCTACAGTCATGACCTCCCCAGAATTCTTGTCAGTGACAAAGTTGTTGGCAATGGTCATCAAAACTGATTGGATAatctgaaaatttgaaaaaaaggtaaatacaTTTACTACTCATTTAATGTAATTGTGAAAATCATTACATCTTATTAACAGACAACAGAGCCCTTTTTGCAGAAAGGCAGAGCTCAGAACTCGTCACTATAGCTTGCAACTAACTTTTGGACAAATTCtcctgcagaaatgaagaattcAAGCATGGGattgtttccttttgtgcaAAGCAATGCCTTAGAACTTGCAGAAATACCCAAGGGAACAAAAAATTCCTGCAtgctttttgagaaaaataatctgacCAGACTccttcttccccatccccagTGAGCAGACTGAACAGTTACTATTTCCATGCTGGCCCACTGTCCATTTTCAGCATCACCAGAAGTAGGTGGAGCACTGACCTCAGGTGGTACTAGCTGGTGTGAAGCATGTGCAGCAAACAGAAGAATCTTTGTCACTtctgggagaaaagagaaaaaaaaggggggaaaagatGTCAAAGTATATCAACACAACTTACTCTGGCCAATAACCACATTCACCAATGCAGCTATCTCCATGAGATTCTTGAGCACTTAAGTCTCAAAGTTATTTCAGGCTGAAGTTATCTGGGACATCTTGTagaagtatttcttctgttccaaCAAGCATTAGGAACACATACTACTCTCCACCCCAGCAGCAGTACAGACCTTAAGAGCCAGCTACACTAAGGTACATGTTCCCACTGTAGACCAAAatgccaggaaaacaaaacagcaaaaagcactCACAGCTTTGCTCAACTAGTGAGGACCTGAAAGGAACAAGGAACTCTGCAGATTCACTTCATCCTATTGCTGGAGATTCTCAAATGCTCAAGTCAGGAAAATTAAGTCCGTTCCTTGTTTTGGACAATCAGAGCCTTCTATCTCCTTTATCCAACACTCTCTGGACCACCCTTACTTCCTACTACCAACTAAGTTCCTACTACCTACTCACAGCACCACTTTTAGGAACGAACCATGTATGTGACATGATGGACCAAGATTGCTATCTACTAGTAGCTGCTTACCTCTCTGATGGGGCTGCAGGAATCTCTGAATGAAGGgatagaaattaaaaagaaaaagctgcaagaaaGGTAGAATTTGTAACAGGttagttgcttttgttttaacttgAAAAGTTTAATTTAAACTTTTGTTTAAACTTAACTTGTTTTAACTGCTTGTTTTAACTTAACCTGGTATGCTGTGAAATCAATGATTTTACATAGCCTGCTCTTCAAATGCCTCAGATTTTAATTGTGTGACGCATTCTCTGGTCTCAAGTGTGAAATACATGGAAGGTGAGGAAGGGACTCCAATTAGGGTAGTCTGAAGCTGTTCCCCTAGCTTTAGGAACACAATCTTTTCTCCCAAAGCAGGCTGTCCCTAAATGCAAGTTAATTTAGCATCTGAATCCATTCATTAACAAGCCTGAGTATTTTATACTGGAGCAGACTAACACCTGGACACACACCTCTCAAGTGACAAGTATCTCATATGTCTACTGCACCCAGACTTCTAAGTTCTTCTGCTTAAGCTTTATGCAACGAAGAAATAAGCTCAGGCTTGACACCACTGCAATACTTAGGTCTACGTGATGTGCAAGACTTCATGTTCCAGATGTTCTGGTCATTAGGAAGGCTGATTTGTGCAAACTTAAGTGCAATGAAGTAGCTGTATGTGCCTATCTATGATCCCAATATGGGATCAGAAAACAACCAGACTACTTTCTCCTGTATTGAGGATTGCTCATACATACAGCCACAGTGAgcatttttgcctttctgttaACCTTAAGGAAGTACTAGTACCTTACACAGTACTGCAAGTACTAGTGTACTTCCCTCACCTCCCAGAGTTCACATAACGAACAGATTCTTGAGGAAATCTGGTCCCACTTTGCCTATACCTCAGAGAGTGCTGTTTATGAACAATAACTGgactcaatttaaaaaaaacaaacactatgCTGAAGAACCTCCCAGGAACATACACAAGTCTTTAAATAGGCATTTTCCCCATCCATTCAGGGCATCTCAGCTATTACACACCATCAGCCTTCTCAAGCAAATCTCACTTAGTACCTTACAAGTCTACATCACTGCCATCATACCATAAAGCCCTTTGGCAACTACATGGCCTTactcatcttcattttccaaCACACAGCAAAACTGTAACTCATTCTCCAGTACCACATGCCATAGCACATCACCACCCAACTGAGGTTAGCTTCCATCAGGCCATTACAGAATGAATAGACTGTGTACCTCATGTATTCCAACTAGCCTAGATATTAGGTCCATGAGCATCATCTTCACTTCAAATCGTTCCTTACAGTTCTCCAGCTGCTTCAGCAGTTTCTCTGCAAAATCTAGAAGCAATAACAGATTTGTAGTAGACTGTGACCAACTCAGCTGAGACTGGTTTAAGAGGGGCAGCgagagttttgttgttttgattcAAGTTCTAGTGTCCCTGCACAGAAGAAACTACAGGCGCCGAGAGCACTGCTCACAATCCATTATTTTTCGCCTCCCATGCCTAGAAAACCTAAAGTTGTATACAGATCCATCAGAAAACTAGCAGAAGTTCTACAACATCATAAAAACAGTCAATATTTAAAGCTAGGGTTATTTTTAAGATACATTTGGAtccatctgaaaaagaaaatccccaGAGGTTCACTAGATCAGACTGTAAATGAGTCAAGTTGTATGCCAAAAGAAGGTGATAACAGTACCTTCAAATGGGATACAGACACTACGGAGCAATAAGAGACAATAATGAGGGAAAATTGGCTCATCCCTTCCAACAACCAGTGACAGCTCAAGAGGAGTGTGATCTCTATCCAGAAAGATGCTGTGTCCTCAGCTGCTAACACTTAAAtgagggggaggaggggcagACCCAGAGTCCACCCCATCCGGTCACTCAGATGCATTGCTTGCACCCGAGCTCCCTGGGTGAGCCACGCCTTCTCACCTGAtgctcaaccattggttcaggctgtgacctggcaattccactgcacaAGTGATACTAGACAAATGCCAGAGTAGTATtaagaatacatttttgaaaggggataagcaaaaaaaagttacGGGAGATGAACTATTCCACTTCCACACAAATTACCGCCTCTACACGCACAAGAAAGAGGCTGAAAGCCACGTCTTGATCTGTAGCAACCTGAAGCAGATGATGTCATGTTGCTCCTTCCTTATCTGACCTTCTAGAAACGTTCCATTCTGACAATTGTGATAAGATTACCTCACATTTTTAAGTGCAGTGAAACTCTAGGATAAAGGATGCTACAAGGATCACGCTGTCACTAGCGATTCCTTGCAGTTTTGTCTAAACTTCCATGTCTAGGATTAACACaaagttagaaaaaatacaaaataagttagaaaatacagaagatgaTACATGCTTACCCTGGGGATCATGAATCAAGTGAATAGCAGAAAAGTTGAATACCTCtggcttgcttttcttcttatgtTTCTGCATGGCAAAAAGTGTAAAtgagacattttttctttcatgaaaaagtTGCAGGCGCTTCAGTATCAGGCTGCTATTTCCCATTATTCCCTTCTAAAAGAGGTGTcttgatttttaataaataaactaCCATTCTTTTCAATTGCATAAGGTTTTTAGCTACCTGACCCTTAGGTCAAGGTAAGAGGAGCTCCATTAAAACAATTACTTCTCAAGACACAGTGTGTTCCTAGTAGGGGACCACACAAGGAGTACCCTAGAGCACAAGTCCACAGCTTAGACAAGTGCATTTCAAAAGAGCTGTCTTCAGGCAGTCATGGCAAACGCCTGACCAATGGATGCTAGAACACTTAAGGAGCTTTGCTCAAAACAAATGACAAGGGATAGCTAATATGACAGTGaaaacagcagttctgcatGTAAAAGATTAAGCTAAATGCTGGCAAGTCAGACATCACTCTCCTCACCTTGAGAACCTTCATTGccttttccagtttcttcttGCGCTTGCTGGTTTTCTTGCTAGTTGCATACCGCACCATCAGATCTCTGGCTGTGGGGCCATCAtccttcaaaaggaaaataagactCAAGTAAAATCAGACTTCAAACAGGAAGCAGAAATAGGAAAAGTACCAATGTTTTTGGGATCGTGTACTACATTTGAAAATTGTCTCCTCCTAACCTCCTACCTAAATTTCATCATACATAGACAACAGCCTTCAAAATCATGATTCCATAAAAACAACTACTAATATGAGAGAGATCATGAACACTTCACAGCACATCaccacagtattttctttttttcttacaactAGGTAATCACAGACTATTATACAATCTAATACAAATTGTTATATCCTGACATTTGGAGGTTCTACATTGAAATTGTGTTGGGTTATGAACATAATTCAGTTATCTTGAAAGGTTGATTTGTACATAAGTGGAAATAGAATCCAAGAGGGAGGAGTAAAGATAAAGagttaactaaaaaaaaataaaaatcatacttGCTTCCTAAACATCAGATGAAAGGCTCTTCTCAAAACTCAAAAATTTCACCTACcaattcattacaaaaaaacatgaaaaacacaaaacaaaaaaactgacCAGTCCTCACATAACTCTTAGAAGTGAATTACTTCCTTAACAGTGAGTATAAGAACTACAGCTCTTAGTCTGTAGGCAAACAGCAAAGGCATCCTGCTAATGATTCTGGCCAACTGgcaaaaaattaaacattttcatgaaGTGGGACAAAGAACCAGAGGAAACAATACAGAAGCGTCAGCAGAACAAAAGGGGATGCATTGGTGTAGTCAACATCAGCATGATGATAGCTCTTACACAGTttgaagaactgagaaaatttAATCACAACACCCACCTCAGAATCTGAGTCACTCTCTTGATTCTCATCTTCATCCTTCCCAAGGAAGAACTTCAAACCAGCAACTAATACCTGAAAAATGAAGTAAGTTGATGTAGAGCACAACAAATAGACAAGAGTATTTACAAGAGCCGAACATCCCCATCTGAGGTTATGCTAGGAAATTTCCAATTATTCACAGGCATGCATACGAACAGGAAGCAAACCAGATCCAAGTGTTTTGAGCGAAGTCATTTTTTTGCTGCCAGTCCtcaacacaaacaacaaaaggCAGCTGGGCTTCTATAGTGACAGGAGTCAATCCAAAGACgcatattttcttcctctagTTTGAAATTGCTCTATGCCAATGTTATTGGTAACTCCTGAACAGCCAACACCAGATCAGCTGTGCTCAATACTGTGGAAAAACATGTCTTAAACCACTGCATGTGTTTTTAGAGCATCCAGTAGTGCAGAACCTACACAGATGACAGGCAGCCTAAGATCCACTCAAAGCCCGGGCAGGTTAGTAGTTCTCTtcacatttaagaaataaaagccttAATGATGCTGATTATGAAGGGGCTATACCCTGACAGTGTCTTCTGAGTAGCTGTGGAAAGTACACCTACCCTTTCCATACCAGCCTGTGTTTGTAATAAGACAAACTTCTCATTCTCTGCTCTGTATCTAAGAACCAAATGCCTCCTACTCCCAGAATACAAGtggcattttgaaaataaagacagtGAAGCTTCTTAACAGTGAGGGTACCAGATTTAAAAGTTGCATGCATACAAAAACGGTAGCTTAGATGAAATCCACAGTTTCAAGTTCAGTTTAAGTTAGTTTCTGTTCTTACCTTTGTCACTTTGGAAAAGCAGGCAGTTGTAATGACATTTACTGTTTTGGCGTCATTCCTTGAATAAAACATAATATTATCTTTTACTTCAAGCCTGGCAACGTTCAAGTTATTCTCAGGAAATTAAGTTGCACTAAATTTGACACCTAAAAACAATCTGAATTTCTACCAAGTCTCACTTATTTAAAAACCCTGGTAAAACTGCaagtcttttcctttcagcaacATTGGTTTCTCTCATCAGTTTTCTCTCTAATAGTTCTCAGCCTACTGCTACACCAAGAAGTTATCTACTAAAAAAACCAGATGCTATATTATAgcttcatcaaaaaaaaaaaaaaaaaaaaccaaaaaaacctaccaaacaacaaaccaacagtAAAATAAGACCACNNNNNNNNNNNNNNNNAGTCTCACTTATTTAAAAACCCTGGTAAAACTGCaagtcttttcctttcagcaacATTGGTTTCTCTCATCAGTTTTCTCTCTAATAGTTCTCAGGGTATAGCTGCATCACCAAGGTATCTAGGAAAAACACAAGATTCCATATTATagtttcatcaaaaaaaaaaaaaaaaaaaaccaacaaaacccaccaaacaacaaaccaacagtAAAATAAGACCACTCACTCAAAGTACTCATCTAGAATTACCTTACAGACttcagagaaatagaaaaaagtcCTTTTTCCACTGTATGTATAGGCCACATGCTGATACTAGCAGCCTTATATGCAGAAGCTCAAACAAGAAAGCTGAACAAAGCTTCTGTTTCAACTGCAATATGCAcaatttacattattttcaacTAAATGTCAAGAATCCAACTTCTGTAGTAACTCTGAGTCTTTAAAACAGGACAGTATTTCTTCCCAACTAGATCACACTCCACAAAATACAGCCCCACTGGAACATGAAGAAGATAAATACATTAAGTCCGAGTACTCTCCACATTACATCTTGTAATGCATGCCACAAGTGACATCAGGATGGGTGCCCCACAGTAAATGGGGAAACAATATGGGGCTGCCAAACCTACCAAATATTCCTTCTGTAAAGTTCAATCATCACATCCAGGGAGATCTTGGCAGCAGTTGGATTGCTATCTCTCAACATAGTGTACATGAAGTTCTGCAGTGTCTAagaaaacagtttggaaaaattTATTACAAATCTTCTGTAACACAAAGTAGTAGATTGcatcagaaatataaaatacttactgtgtttattttattgttcttgtGTTTAGCATTTACATTCTTGATGTCTGTCACAATGTGAGTATACAGAGTCTgtaaaagagaagacaaagaaataacTTATGCAAGCTGCACAGTGAACACAGCAGATGCATCACAATTTTCCCACAGCCTCTGAGTACTAAAATGAGACCAGACTGATCACTGATAAtactattttccctttttaactGGAGAGGGAAAACAACAAGAAGTTACTTTGAGTCTTCATATATGCTTGATTTTCATGTGTTTGAAAAAGTGTACTTAAGTTACAGTACAAACAgtaagacaggaaaagaaataacatgaagcttaacttaaaaaaaaaaaatcccaatccTGTTTCATTCATGCAAGTATAGGCACATTCTGATAGGAAGTTTAATAATCCTGATCATGGAAAGCAACTCATTTCATGCTTATggcagaaaatctgaaagaaagccttaacagcctttttttctttttttagaagtCAGAAGTTTCACAAAGAATTCATTAATTCCTGCTCTGAGAGGAACATGCTTATGGTTCTCACTTGTAGACACATACTAGCTGCTTAATTGCAAATGCAACAGATTGGAGGCTTGTCCTGCATGTAAAAAAATTTACAGCAGCATGCTTCATTACTAATAAGATTTATAGACCAAGTCTTCCCTTTGGCACTTCCAGTTTCTGAAAGAGCGGAGCTATCTGAAACTTAATTATTTCACtaacaagaaaagcagaacaccTGTCCACCAGGGCTGCATTACTCTGTTAAGCCAGTCAAAACCCAGTGGAAGTCAAGACCAGTCTTGGTAACCACAGCTTACTTTTCGTAGAAGCTTATCGTGACATCTCAGCAGCTGAAAGAAGAGCTCCAGCAAACTCGTTGGATTTATCAGATTCTTGTTTCTTAACAACATCAAAGCCTTACAGAAGGTCTGGATGAGAAACAGAGATCAGAATCAGAATTTCACAACACCTCTCAACTGCCATCTTTATTAAAAGACTCAACAGCAAGCTCAAGGCACTTCTCTCTCACggggcacagcctgccccatTGGCCTTTTGCATGGGCCTTACCATTCGAAGGTCGGCATCCAGCACCGTGTGGTGGTACGAgagcagctccttcagctgctggggGAAGTTGGCCATCTGTTCTGGGTAGCAGTGGGCAACCTGGGCAATGACAGGCTTGGGTCAGCTCTCTGCTGAAAACCCTCAGTTAGTAAACAACTGTGGGAAGGTGAGGGACGTTATAAGCAACCCATAAAACCACTCTTACAATAGCAATTTGACTACATATAAAGATACGTAAGTTGTCGATGCCCAGATGTGAAACTTACGGTGTGGTTATGAGATCATTTTAGAAATTCATTCAAaggctcagaagaaaaaaactgtattcCTGGAAACAGCTAATACCGCATCAATTTTGGTAAATACAGTTTTACAGGAGGCTGGCCAAGGGCTGTACCAACAGAGCTCCGTGAAATGTGGCTGCACGCCAACGCAGCAGCCAGGGGCCCGATGGCAGCTCACATGTTCTCCATCAGAAGGAACCGGCCTACCTGCGCCAGGAACATCACCAGCTCCGCCAGCTCCTTGCTGGGCTTATCCGGCTGGAAGGTGAAGATCTCCACATGGGACTGATAGTGGTGGTACTGCTGGAGGAACTGGAAACACAGAGCGGTGGTCTTTTAATTCAGCCGGAAAAACACCCGCCACcgcaccgccgccgccgctcgctCGCTTACCTCTTCGGTGTAGGACGTGGGGTCACGCTTGATGAGGTTCTGCAGCTGAGGCAGGTtgctgggcagcttgttcccTTGGCGGCCCGACATAGCGCCGGCTCCCAGTACGGACGACCCAACGTGTGAACTACCGACTGGGCAGCGCCATCTTAGCCCCGCCCCGCGACGGGTACCGTCGAGGGTCAAATTTGTCCGACAGCGGAGCTTCTTCACAGTGCTTCTTGCGTGTGCTCGCCGCTTGGTGGGGGTGCCGGCAGTCAGCGCAGGCTGTTCTTTTTAGAAGAATCACGGAATCCTTACGGTTcgaaaagaccattaagatcatccagtccaaccgccAACCCATCACTGTCTGGCTGTGCTTGAGCAAAGTTTGTTTCAAGAGGCAAGAAACCTGCAGTGGCCTGACACAATAATCTACCTGCAATTAGAACTGAAGCAGTCTTTTTGTTCCTGTAAAGTATTACCACCTGATAGAACACAGTGACCATCATACaaaagaggagcagcagagcatccTTCCACTGCCATAATCATGTTCAGTCAAAATTGGATAATAAGCAGAGGAAATGGAGGCATACATTTTAGATTTGAGTAATACTGTTCCTGTAAAATCCTTGATAAGCAGCTCTGGATCAGTTCCACATTGATAGGGTAATCAAGACTACTTTGAAAATGTTGCCAAAACAACGATGGTCTATCTGCTTTGCAGCTACcaatatatatgaaatattttctgatgcGGTGTTTTCATGCCTCTTTCAGGTTAGCTACAATTTCAGCTAGTGCCTTGAGCAAAAATGCCAATTACTGATTTATTATGATTACCATTTCTATATATTCCAAAAGACAAATGATTTGGGAAAGTGGTTTGTAATAGGGAGCCAACTGTGCTTAAAGGCAACTTATGAATTGCCTGATTGTCTAGCAGTAGAAATTTGTTTCAGTATAGGAAATAATGGACAggtctgaggaagaaaaagatgggGATTCTGTTCTGGGAAGCAGTGATTAAGTTGGTGATTATTCATTAATCAACTGGTGCTAAGCTTTCAAGTTAAGGGACTGaagttttcttcagagagaTGAACAGAGGAATATGGTTTAGGattaaggaaagaaattcaTGTTGAGACACAAGAAATCTGCATGCTTCGAGAAGAGATATACACTGGTTTTGTGACCTTAAAGGCATATCTCTCAGGAAATGGAGGAATCTGGCCTCCAGATGTGATTTTTCATTGTAACGAAGGCCAGGAAATATGCCTTCTCCAAAGTTCACAGGAACCTTCTAAGAGATTAAGTCACATATTTAAGTGACTGCAGCATTGAGCCATCCCTTGCATGTCGGCTGCATTTCACTTGCCAAAGACTGACTTGTAAGCAAATGGGTTTCCTTTGTTACCCTGCTCGCCAGCAGTGCAGAAGTTGCTGAGTGTGTCTTTGGCTGCTTGAGTTTGTGCAAACATAGCTCTTTGGTCAGCTCTAACTGACAGATTGAAGATGAGCCATGCAGGTGTAGAAACAGCAGTAAGTCCTGTCATATCACCCAAAGCCAAGGCAGCGTGGAGCTTGTTTGCAGGTCTGGATCTGTCAGTAACATCACCATTCGGAGTAAAGGTGCAGAGGTGTGGAGCATTTTCAGGTATCTCACCTACACTGACTGCCATCATTTCTGCCACAGCATGGTCTCTGTTGATTATCACTAGCTGCTGGCAGAAGTGTGGTTTACAAGAAGCAGCAGTACTCCTGTACAACCATATAAACTCTTGGGATTTTCCATGCTGGATCAGTAGTCTGAGCTAAGATTATTTGATACCATAGATCTGCCTTCCCTTGAGCAGCTAGCAGCATGACTTCTGGGAAGCAGCTTTCAGATTGTTAGCACTGATCAAAGAGAGACCTACTTGTTATTTACTACTTAAATCATATTCCTTTGGCTCAATAATATTGGCCTGAACTTGAGAGTAACAGATGCCTTAAGAGATGTAACAATTAGTCTAATGATGCTGTTTCCGAGATTGTAATGTAATGCTGGGATGGGGGTGGTGGGGACCAAAACTGGGAATACGCGCAACATGCTGATGGGTCAACACATTGTCCCTTATGGCTTTAATTTGCAccatgggaggttcaggttggatattaagaaaaatttactCTGAGAAGGAGTGTTagtgcattggcacaggctgcccagggaggttgtgtgtcaccgtccttggaggtgttcaagaaccatggagatgtggcactgaggccACATTAGGGAGGCCCTTCTTTTTCTAGCTCCATCACTGTTCTAGAGATTTCCTCTTGCCCCTCTTGGTGTCAGTACTGTTTAGTATTAGTAATCCTGCAGAGACTGGGCAAGAAAATAGGCTCATGTTTCACATGGCCTCTTAGCATCACCTGTACCACCCAGATACTAATGCATCTCTCAGTCTGAACTCTCCTACAGTCGTCTGGAGAGTCAGACCCCATAGTATGTCTATGCCCAGTATATACTCCAGGACCAGGGCAATAAACACCTTATACTCCAGGGGTGGGAGACACCAAAACCCCAACCTCAACCATGTCTGAGTTACAGGCATGGTCTGTCCCCCAAACCCACCAGTCATCACCCTATCTCCCTGGAATTTTGTTGGATCACTGTAATAATTGACATTTCTGCACCCCTGTCAACTAGTGCCATAACTTGCTGTGTATTCTTTTGGGAACAAAAAAATACTTAGTTCAACTCCGGTACCATCTGGGAGCCCTAGGTGGAGGGCAGCTGGCATCCTCTGTCATGCAGGTAGCTGAGCAATTGCCAGTTCTTTTTCCTCCGGTGGCTTGGACATAGTAGCCTGGGTCACTTGaggaggctttttccttttagcagGATCTAGAAAATCTTCCAGGTTATACGTTCttgttggtattttttcagtaattctcaCCCCCACTTTTTGGGGgatattttgaaacttttgcTTGTCCTTCAACTGCCATTACAGCTAGATGAGGACATGATGGGACTGGCAATCAATTTTTGCAAATTGAACTCCAGCCTGGATTAAGTCataaagcatttgcttttggaATACCCATATGGGTCCCGATTGAGAAGTCCATGGGGTGGGTCTCCTGGTTTTAGTTACAGGGAGGACCTCAACCGCTTCCAGTGTTTGGATATTGCATCTGTTCTGAAGGCACTCTGTCTCCCACAGGTCAGCTATCAACTGAGAAGCTTGTTGGATGATGGCCTCCAAGGCCACTAAAGGGTTCAGTATGGGCACCAGTGTGCCATACCAGTGGGGAGGGGCTTGTTGTAGTATGCGGTCCCTCATCCCTGCTGAGAACTTAACTAGGTCAGGGACTCTCAAAAGCATCATCATAAATGGCCTCCTTCATCCCTAGTTCTCATATGATTTTGGAGTTCTTCCATTGAGGTTCATAAACCAGTACTTTCGTATGTAATTCTACATGCTGCCATTATCCACTGAATTAAAGAATGGTTTTCTTCATTATGTATTACCATTGCATACAGCCTCTGTCTGAGGGCCAGATGTGTGGTAATGGATGCCAGTTTGGAAATCTCAGGCCCATTAGTTACCACACTTTCAGCCCCCATATCCCATAATCTCAAAAGCCTGGCTGGTATGCGTTCTCAGGCTCTTTGTTTAAGTTGCTGTAACAAATCCATAAGTTCAACAGCTGTGTATGAGCACACTGTTACATGTAATGTGGTATACACAGGGGGCCACTCCCCAGGTGCCAACCCTACTGGTCTATCCTGgatttcctttgtcttttgaGTTATTACTGGCCTTATTTCAGGA of the Numida meleagris isolate 19003 breed g44 Domestic line chromosome 4, NumMel1.0, whole genome shotgun sequence genome contains:
- the SDAD1 gene encoding protein SDA1 homolog encodes the protein MSGRQGNKLPSNLPQLQNLIKRDPTSYTEEFLQQYHHYQSHVEIFTFQPDKPSKELAELVMFLAQVAHCYPEQMANFPQQLKELLSYHHTVLDADLRMTFCKALMLLRNKNLINPTSLLELFFQLLRCHDKLLRKTLYTHIVTDIKNVNAKHKNNKINTTLQNFMYTMLRDSNPTAAKISLDVMIELYRRNIWNDAKTVNVITTACFSKVTKVLVAGLKFFLGKDEDENQESDSDSEDDGPTARDLMVRYATSKKTSKRKKKLEKAMKVLKKHKKKSKPEVFNFSAIHLIHDPQDFAEKLLKQLENCKERFEVKMMLMDLISRLVGIHELFLFNFYPFIQRFLQPHQREVTKILLFAAHASHQLVPPEIIQSVLMTIANNFVTDKNSGEVMTVGINAIKEITARCPLAMTEDLLHDLAHYKTHKNKNVMMSARTLIHLFRSLNPEMLQKKYRGKPTEASVEARIHEYGELDAKDYIPGAEVLEVENQEEKGGNQEEDGWESASMSEEDDGEDGEWIDVHHSSDEEQQEVAEKIKSMPVEERKAKAAAVSTSRLLTQEDFHKIRLAQLSREINSAPGKAAKRKNIEIDDEEESRGELLSLRDIEHLHKKPKSDKETRLATAMAGKTDRKEFVKKKTRLNPFASSTNKEKKKQKNFMMMRYSHNVRTKNKRSFREKQLALRDALLRKRKQLLK